The Salvelinus fontinalis isolate EN_2023a chromosome 7, ASM2944872v1, whole genome shotgun sequence genomic sequence TTGCCTAGGTGTCTGGAATAAGACTAATCATAATGTATGAACAGCACAGGGGGCTGgtggagaacgggctcgtggtaatgcctGGAGCGGATCAGTGGAATGGTactgtatcaaacacatggtttccatctgTTTGATGTCGTTCCATTGGCACCGTTCCAGGCATTATtaggagccgtcctcccctcagcagcttccaCTGATCAACAGTAATCTTTCAGCTAGCTCCATGTCCCTCCAAATGTACTCTAACACCTTGTTTGAACCAAATGTTCCCTTTAAAACCCAAACAAGCATACTGCAGTGTTAAAACTAATCTTTTGGTATTTCTTTCATTAGTCTGTGGTTGATATTATCCCAAAATGGTTTGCGTGTCAACAATCAAGTTAtcaagatatataactttcaaaatacagaaatacagtcgTATGATGAATCACCCCTTCCCTCGTTTCACCGGGGTAGGCCCACTGGATCAGTAACAATTGTACTGTGTGAAGCTTCGAAGTAATGCGTTGGATTATTTTCAGTTTGAAGTTTTGCACATTCGCTTCTCAATGATGCAAAACACATCTCTTCATTAGAGCAGGAAGTGACATCCACAACAACAAGGAGCTCACTCTCTTTTCCTACCCGCCCAGTAACTCAAAACCCCACCTCTGAATAAGAGTGTTATGGTTTCAGAGCCAAAAATGTCTGCCCTTGAGGAGTGGCCTGGCTGTCCATGCTGGGAGTATCAAATTCAAATCCATGTGATTTAGCTTGTCAGAACTATTTATTATCTGTTCCACAAAAAGATGTCTTTTAAAATGTTTCAGAGTACAGTATGATCAGAATATTTTGGAGTCCCTCGCTGTGTATAGTCATATGGTTATAGTGCGCATCCTGAGGCCTCGCTACAAAATGTTAAATAGCACACTTATCTTAGGTCTCATGGTTCCGAGAAACTTCGGCGAGGGGTTATTGTACTGCCCTACATTTTCTCTAATATATCTGTCAGAATACCTCTGCTTAACTCTTTCTATGGTCTTGAAAATCGAATCTGCTgacctgccctctctctcctataGGACATGGCCAAGCCCCTCCCCTCTACTCATCTATTGGTGGTGGCACTCCAGCTGTGTCTAGTCCTACGCAACCATGCCCGTGGGGCGGCATATTACGGGCACAAGCAGCCACAGCACCCACAGCAGCACCTTCCCCAACAGCACCAGCCCATGCAACAGATACCTCACATGCCCCTAGGGAACGGGTATGGGAACGGGAACGGGAATGGGGACGGGCTGCCCAAGCAACAGTACGGGAAGGAAATGCCACAACATATGCCATACGGCAAAGAGATGCCATATGTCCTGCCACAGTATGGGCAAGAACTTCCACAGATGCTTCCACAGATGCACGAACAACCCCAGATGCCACCTAATAAGGGCAAGGGAAAAGGTGAGATTTTAATAGATTGTCTACATCACAGAAATGTACACACTTAGAAAAAAATGGTTCtttggttgtccccataggagaaccctttttggttctatatggaaccaaaagggttctacttggaactaaaaaggattcttcaaagggttctcctgtggGGACAGCTAGAGAAccgttttaggttctagatagcacctttttttctaagaatgtaggCTAAACAATAGCATATTTGAACCATATTTAGATTTTAAATTGGATCATGGCCATGGCCACCAAGGTGGGTTTGAAGGGAAAGCCAACATGGACAGTATGGTACAACCAGAGGTAGACTAGCCATGTTCATGGGGCAGTGCTGACATGAAACCATTACCCAGTCTCTGACATGTTAGTTCCATTCAAAACACCTCTCAACTGCTTTTCCAAGATTCTTCTCCCTTCGCCAAAGCAAACGTCATCTGTCCTAGCATCCACAGGAAATCAGATCCAGCTCATGGGTTATAAAAGCATCCTTGACAAATCATATGTGAAGCAGGCAAAATACACTGTTGTTTACTCACTGTGTATGTCTGTACTGTGTTCGCCACATAGCTCATCCTAATTTAGTAACTACTATACAAACCATTTTCCTTACAAATtatataatgtctatacacaccacgtATTTATATTCTGGATTCTGGAtttcaaaaataataatttggccCATCATCTACGGATGAAGGTCCATTGGGCTTACCCCAATGTCCATGCATATTAATTGGTCATGTTCCTATGTGCTCAATGATATACTCAAGTCACTAACTCAAGTCAGTAATTCATGATAAATGCTAATTGATGTCATCCACAGGTCAGTCATATCCCAGTAATGGGAAAGGCCTTGGAGGCCCACCACCTGATGATAGGGGACTACAGGGTCCTGGTCCCGAGGGGCCACCAGGAGCTCAAGGGCCTCCAGGACCACAGGGCCCTCCAGGGATGCTAGGTCAAGGGATGCCCGGCCCCCATGGAAAACCAGGCCCTCCTGGTCCCCAAGGGTATCCTGGGATAGGGAAACCCGGAATGCCGGGTATGCCCGGTAAACCTGGTGGAGGCGGCCAGCCAGGTCCGAAGGGCGACATTGGTCCTGGTGGTGATGTAGGACCAATGGGGATGCCTGGGGGGCCAGGTCTTCCAGGGCCACCAGGCCTGCCAGGCATCGGGAAGCCAGGAGGTCAGGGACTGCCTGGGCAGCCTGGGCCTCGAGGGGAGCCTGGACACAAGGGCATACCTGGACTGCCTGGTCTTCCTGGGCCCAAGGGAGACAAAGGGATTGGCTTGCCAGGATTGCCAGGTTTGAAAGGACCTGGTGGACCACCTGGGCCTCCTGGTCAAGGGGGTTTGCCAGGGGTTGGAAAACCAGGTCTGAATGGACTACCAGGATTGCCCGGGGGGGCAGGAAAACCAGGCCCATCTGGAGAAGGAGGGCTTGCTGGTCCACCAGGTGAAGGAGGAGAACGAGGACCACCTGGGCTACCAGGTATTGGCAAGCCCGGGCAAGATGGTTTGCCAGGACAACCAGGGTTCCCAGGCGGTAAAGGGGAATCAGGCCCACCAGGTTTGCCAGGGGGCCCAGGCCTACCTGGTTACGGAAAGCCAGGATATCCTGGACCAAAAGGAGACAAAGGACATGGAGGTTTTCCTGGAGCTCCAGGCCCAAAAGGTGACAAAGGTCATGGAGGTCTCCCAGGGCAGGAAGGCCTTCCTGGACCCAACGGGCCACCGGGCCTGCCCGGTCCCATTGGGCCACCTGGGGGTCTTGGTTTCCCAGGTCCGAAGGGAGAAGGTGGCAATGGAGGGCCAAAGGGGCTGCCGGGTCCTAAAGGTGAGCCAGGGCCTCCAGGGCTTCCTGGACAGGGTGGGTATCCTGGAGAGGGTGGTCAACCAGGACCGAGAGGTATACCAGGACCACTGGGTCCGAAAGGGGATAATGGCCACAAAGGGTTACCTGGCCTTCCTGGAGCTCCTGGAATGCCTGGTTCAAGGGGAGAAGGTGGAATGCCCGGAGAAAAAGGTCACCAGGGACCCAAGGGAATCCCTGGAAATTTTGGTCCAGGTGGGCCACTTGGTCCTCCCGGTCTTCCCGGGCCAAAAGGCGAGCTTGGTCCACCAGGGAAACCTGGCTACCCCGGCGAAGGTAAACCTGGTGTTCCAGGTGCTTTAGGGCCCCAAGGGAAACCTGGCAACGGTGGACCCCCTGGTCAGCCTGGACAACCAGGACAACCTGGTCCTCCTGGCCCACCCGGACCCCCCACCCAACCACCTGGTCTTGGTGAAATCCTCCCTGAGCTGGGTCCTGGTCTGGACGGTCTTAAACAAGGCGGTTACAAGAAACCAAAGAATGGAGGGGACAGGAACGGCCTGGAGATGCCAGCATTCACGGCTCAGCTCACCACTCCTTTCCCCCCCGTAGGCTCCCCTGTTGTCTTCGACAAGCTCCTGTACAATGGCCATCAGGACTACAATCCCCAAACCGGCGTCTTCAGCTGTACAATACCGGGAATCTATTACTTTGCTTACCACGTCCACTGCAAAGGAGCGAATGTGTGGGTGGCGCTGGTCAAGAACAATGAGCCTGTGATGTACACATATGATGAGTACAAAAAGGGCAGCCTGGACCAGGCGTCAGGGAGCGCTGTGCTCCCCTTACAGCAAGGAGACACTGTGCATGTACAGCTTCCATCTGACCAGGCAGCAGGACTTTATGCTGGTCAATATGTCCACTCTTCATTCTCTGGATATTTATTGTACCCAATGTgaagatcaacaacaacaacagaaagggCATCCACACCACAACTCACTACATAGCTGTTTTATTAGTGTTTTATTCATTTTAAACTGTTGACCTCAATAGTGACACAGGATGACAACGGTGAAAACTACTACTCGGCTCAGAAGTATCCAATGAATGTGTGAGTGCTACAGTACATGCTATAGTATGTTTCTGCCTTTGTATTGCAGTATTAGATGggtgaaaaaaaacaaaaatcaaTCTCTCTGCAATACATTTAATTTACCCCAGAAATTAATTTGGCAAAACCCTCAGATAAATTATTTGAGATGTCTGTATGTAGATATTCAGATAATTATCCAAATTACAATTTCTGTTGGTTAATAGGGGGTAAAAATGTTGCAAATGATTGAGAATACTGACTATCCCAATTGTAGCATTGTCATCCACCTCACATGATTGACAGTGTTTATAGAGAAAACCTGGTTGCTGACATCCTATGGCGCTACTGTGGATAGCAGCATATTACATTGgaaaaaatgtgttatttttttattaaagatAACTATTTTTAGGATGGAATTATTACATTTGCCCAACATGTTCTTCTCCTTATGTGAATATATAGCATTTGTTTGTATTTTATATTTCCATATCAGATTTATGTTATGTGCACTCAGTATATCCGTTCTTTGCATTCCAACAGTCACAGCCATATGACGCCACTAAATGGCTAGCCGTCTACCGCAGCTTTCATAAGCAAGCATCAACACATCAGCTTTATCTGTCAGGCATACCTAATGTTAATACAAAATTATTCTTCCATGTGTGGACTTTTCAGAAGACATCCTGGCTTTATTTCATGCCAGCTAATACTTTTGGCATATAAGTAACACTGTTACATTCACAGTATGTATTACCATACATTGTTCCCCTTTAACAAGATGATTTTTCCTATCCCATAGTTCCTCCATGACAGATTGATTTCTTTTTTTCATCAACTTATTCACGTTGTTCCAGATTATGCAGAAGTGTCTACCATTTTTATTTATTGATATCATATTTGGAAATTAGATTGTTTCATGGTTTGGAACCTAAAATAAAATTCAATTGATATGCAACATAGTGAAGACATTTGGTTGTAAGCTGCCAAGCTGCATTAATAAATAAATGAGTTATGGGAGTTTGAAGGGGTGTATAGTCAACATTTTCAATATGCACATTAAGTTAAAAAGTCAACCACACTTCTGTAAGGTATGTGGCAGTATTCCTCTCTGTCGTTTATTTGTTGAACTACTGATTTTGTCTGAAATTGTAAATGTGTATACCTGTTGAGACTGCCTTGAAGGAAAAGTAAATGTTACCTGACAATGGTGCTAAACATATAACCAAATGAAGAACTTAGTATAATGTTTTTGGCACTATTGTTGTTTTTCTAAATAAAGATGAAGTGATTAAAACAATGTGTTCTCTTCTTGTTGCACACAAGCTGTGTTCACATTGGCcgtttgaagtgactcaaatccATTTTTTTTGTATATCCGATTTTAATCTGTTATTTTTCCTGCCATCTGAACCGccaaaaaacacatggaatcagatatttcaagccacatttcaAATCATCTTCGTAGGTGGTATGAAATCAGATACAAATCTGAGTCCTGGCCATGCGACTTGACACTTtggcatatcttgttgcttgctGGACACGCTGACAATTTGACAAAAACATGTGTTAGCCAACTtgcttgttaattgtttacaagCAAATTAGTCAATATGCTACCTAGCGAGCTCGTTGACTGCTATGGCTATCCTTTAAAGGACTTGTTTTTAAAGTTGAATCATCTTATCCTTTGAGTTCTTacactatgattttgaacattTAAAGCAACTAGTAAACGtccatggcaggcattgttgtcaccttagcCTGTTACATAACTTTAGATCGATAGGAACCaagagcaccaccaccaatcagcctacaccactgcgCACACACCTGCCATTACTATGACAACTGCcatagccatgtcagcaaatgactTGCTGTTTGTACAGTATTCCAAAACGGATTTCAAAAACAAAACTGATTCGGgcattaaggcctgcagtgtgaacgAGGGTCCAACACATGCTATTGTTGGTTACTCACTGTTTTCAAGAAGATCACCATCATCATTTTTGTCAATACCTGTACAACACTGCATACACTCACAAAATTCATTATAATGCATTTGTTGCTAAATGTTTACATAAAGAATCATTTATATTTGACAGACCACTAGTTATGCATCTCTCATATAGCTACAAACAAATGAATATCATAGAATACACTGCGATGTTATAGGTGTCACATTTATGGGCAGGTTGCAGCAGTGTGTTGGAGGGATAATCCAAGATGTAGGAAGTATGAAGGAGGACATGGGACAGAGCAATGTGTAGTTTCGAtggaaaaaaatgtgtgtgtcaACTGTGCCCATGTTGCGGAGAATTGGAGGTGTCCGGTGCGAGAGacgcaggttgaggtggccagggtctgAGTAGTGCAGAAGATGTCCTATtatgaggcagtgaagaaagtagaggagggTGGATCAAGGGTAAGGGATtctgagaggatccctgtgaatagtagatctgtgccagaacagagggataggccaatgaGTGATTTACTGTATGTTTCAGTAAGGTTGGCTCCTTAGCAATGGTTATCAAATGTACCACAGTGATGGAATGTAAGTCACAGAAAATATATGTTGTGGTGACAGCTGTAGAAAAGTACATGGGGGTAGgagatttgacttcagaagagttacagggtgtgttgagtggtaGTGTCCCGTCCTCTCAGTGCGTTGGCCTGGGGTAGAATCAGATACGGTTAAAGTAGTGAAATAAGGTGGTGGGTTTTAATGAGTGTAAGGTTACCGGTAGTTGGTAgggtaattaaaaaatatattttatttttcccCTTTTCTTATTTTGTTTCACAAAGTGTAATGGATTTATAATATTGTTGAATGGATTTATAAACATTCAATTAACAAACTTATTTCGAACCTCACGAAGAACAAGAAGATCATAGCCTGTCGCAATGAGCGTTTCTGTTTCCAACTGTAGTATAACTTTTTGGATTGTCCCCCACTACCCTCCGTTCAGTCATCTGTCCAATCACAGACTGAATAGTCAACACTTCCGTATTGCACATGTCTACGGGAGAAAGGAGCAATGTCCACCGAGTTTAGTCGCAATAAGTTTGTTGATTGACCGTGTAACGACTACTGTTGTACTGAACATACAGTAAGTATTACATTAACGTATGTCTAGCAAACTAAACTTTAGCTGCAGTTGTCTGTAGTTTGTTCTTGCAAGGTGTCTACGGCAATGAGACTTAATCTAGCAGTACCACTAAattggcaagctggctagctagcttggtAACTTTAAAATTGTCTTGGcgactttttttttaaattttgacTTGTAACGTTACATTGTCATGCATTTCCCCACTCACAGTCCAGGACGAACTGTGAGCATGCTTGTTTAGTTTACAAGCAGCTGGTCGTTTTATAAACTACAGACTAATAGCTGATGATGCTCGCTAACTAACTGTCTTAAAAAACTGTATTGGAATCAGGCCTGTTGATGAATATTTTAACACAAGCGCCTCTGGGTTCTTTCTAAATAGCCCACAGGGGGGATTTAAATATTTGACTTGCTAACTAGAAATCATCCTTGCCTGGCCTGGCGTTATCTGATAAGCCAGCAGAAGGGGTCAGGAAAGCAGAGGGTAGCCTAGCTAGTGTTAATCCACATGCCCATCATCCTCATGTGTCCACTGTCAAGTTCACTGGGTCACTTTTAGGAAAACTAGGAGGATCAGCTATGCTTTGTACAAGCCATTTCTGTATTTATGCCTCATCAACTAATCTAGTAGCCTAATTCATAGACCTTATTCACCCCTTAGCCATAAGACTGTTATCTGTactccgcacggcaagcggtacctacTGCCAACAGGACCctggacagcttctaccccttagccataagactgttatctgtactccgcacggcaagcggtacctacTGCCAACAGGACCctggacagcttctaccccttAGCCacaagactgttaaatagttaaccaaatagctaccttttgagtcatcacatacgctgcggatactgcttattatctatcatgttgcctaatcactttacccctacctatatgtaaatatctacctcaattacattgactcagtactggtactcagtgtatatagccaagtcatcattactcagtactggtaccccatgtatttTGTCAAGTTgtaattgactcagtactggtagccagtgtatatagtcatgttataattgactcagtactggtaccccgtgtatatagccatgttatcattgactcagtactggtaccctgtgtatatagccatgttatcattgactcagtactggtaccctgtgtatatagccatgttatcattgactcagtactggtaccctgtgtatatagctaagtacttgttactcattgtgtatttattctttGTTATTATCTTTCTATTATtgttctatttttctctctgcattgtgggaagggcccgtaagtaagcatttcactgttagtctacacctgtttacaGTGCATGTGACTAATGCAATTTTTAATTCATTGGTATTGCTCATTTCATACAAATTGTATTAGTTCTATTATTTTAAAGGCTATTGGCTACTGCCATTAGGTTACGATGTCTTTGAGAGTGATAACGAATGCTGTATACTTATCTGCAGTTCTGAAATAACAAATGAGCACCTTAGAAAGCTCTAACACAA encodes the following:
- the LOC129860002 gene encoding collagen alpha-1(VIII) chain-like, encoding MAKPLPSTHLLVVALQLCLVLRNHARGAAYYGHKQPQHPQQHLPQQHQPMQQIPHMPLGNGYGNGNGNGDGLPKQQYGKEMPQHMPYGKEMPYVLPQYGQELPQMLPQMHEQPQMPPNKGKGKGQSYPSNGKGLGGPPPDDRGLQGPGPEGPPGAQGPPGPQGPPGMLGQGMPGPHGKPGPPGPQGYPGIGKPGMPGMPGKPGGGGQPGPKGDIGPGGDVGPMGMPGGPGLPGPPGLPGIGKPGGQGLPGQPGPRGEPGHKGIPGLPGLPGPKGDKGIGLPGLPGLKGPGGPPGPPGQGGLPGVGKPGLNGLPGLPGGAGKPGPSGEGGLAGPPGEGGERGPPGLPGIGKPGQDGLPGQPGFPGGKGESGPPGLPGGPGLPGYGKPGYPGPKGDKGHGGFPGAPGPKGDKGHGGLPGQEGLPGPNGPPGLPGPIGPPGGLGFPGPKGEGGNGGPKGLPGPKGEPGPPGLPGQGGYPGEGGQPGPRGIPGPLGPKGDNGHKGLPGLPGAPGMPGSRGEGGMPGEKGHQGPKGIPGNFGPGGPLGPPGLPGPKGELGPPGKPGYPGEGKPGVPGALGPQGKPGNGGPPGQPGQPGQPGPPGPPGPPTQPPGLGEILPELGPGLDGLKQGGYKKPKNGGDRNGLEMPAFTAQLTTPFPPVGSPVVFDKLLYNGHQDYNPQTGVFSCTIPGIYYFAYHVHCKGANVWVALVKNNEPVMYTYDEYKKGSLDQASGSAVLPLQQGDTVHVQLPSDQAAGLYAGQYVHSSFSGYLLYPM